The proteins below come from a single Bacillus horti genomic window:
- a CDS encoding F0F1 ATP synthase subunit delta — MSAVGRRYAKALYELARDKNQLDTIEEELQKIEQVFAENPLFLKFLHSPQIARETKIEQLTTIFKDQISATMLQFITLLIERNREDEIESVFEYYVYFANRERGLADAYVTSTKPLTDDEKQGLVDHFSKKLNKKIRITNHVDSSILGGVIVKIGDSLYDGSVSGKLHRFKRRVVTSKS; from the coding sequence ATGAGCGCCGTAGGTAGACGTTATGCAAAAGCACTGTATGAATTAGCTCGTGACAAGAATCAACTAGACACTATTGAGGAAGAACTACAAAAAATAGAGCAGGTTTTCGCTGAAAACCCACTCTTCTTGAAGTTCCTACATTCTCCTCAAATTGCTAGAGAGACCAAAATCGAGCAGCTGACAACAATTTTTAAGGATCAGATTTCCGCCACGATGCTACAGTTCATCACATTATTGATTGAAAGAAATCGGGAGGATGAAATCGAATCCGTTTTTGAATATTATGTATACTTTGCCAATAGAGAGCGTGGGCTAGCAGATGCCTATGTAACCTCTACCAAACCACTAACAGACGATGAGAAACAAGGCTTAGTGGACCACTTCAGCAAGAAGCTCAACAAAAAAATCCGCATTACAAATCATGTGGATTCATCTATTTTAGGCGGGGTTATTGTGAAGATCGGTGACAGCCTATATGACGGAAGTGTATCAGGAAAGCTTCATCGTTTCAAACGTCGTGTA